The sequence TGCACACCGGCGAACCATACTTGATCGACTTGAGTCTCACGAATGCCTTTCTCGTTCCACAATTCTGGGTGGAACGTTCGACGGTCATCATCGATCGAGAGCGCGTGACAGGCACGCGTGATCCGGCTACTAGGTGTCAGCTCAGAAAACCGCATGGGGTAGATCCAATTGAACAGGTCACGCAGCTCTTCAAACGGCATACCAACTGCTCCGACCGTGTCCCACACGCCGACAAAATCAATCGTGACTGCTCCATCCGGCACGAGGGCATCGTCGATAACGGCGCAAAACCGTTTCCGCCGTTCTCGATCTTCCCGACTGTAATCGACAGACGGCTGACCTTCACGCCGCTGACTCTCCGATACGCGCTTGAATGCTTCCCGCCGAAATGCTGTCCAACAGTTCCTGACACATTTCTTGAGCGACTCGTACCCAACCTGCTTAATATCGACGATCCCACAATACTGAATGAGACCTGACAGCGCTCGGACGGTATAGGCGCCGCGACTAAACCCGAACAAATAGATGTGGTCTCCCGGCTCGTAGACATGAGCTAACTCTGTGTAGAGATCCCTGACGTTCTTACCATATCCGTACCCAAACGCCCCGCCGATTAATTTCATCGGTGCGAGTTGTGACGTCCCAACTCCATCGTCATAGAAGGCCACTTGCGGTTTCAAGGTTGAGTCGTGCTTGTGCCCTTGAATATCCACCGCCTCGTAAAGTTTGAAGACATTCGTCCCTCGCGCCTTAATCGCCGTATTCCCCGTTCCATCTGAACAGAGCACGATGTTTTTTCCTGACATGTGAGTTCCTCCCCCATTAACCTTGCGAATGCCACCCAGCCAGTTGTCACGATCACGACCCTTCGATCACATGCCCCTGAAAAGCAATGTTTATACCGGCATAGATCGTGACAGAATCTCTCAGTAGAGCAATATCTTGCGAAGCAATGATGGGCCAGTTGGCATGCCTGTGCCTCCTACTCGTATCTGTTTGGATAAGGCACTGTATCACGATGAATCCAGTTCGTTGCACCACAAGAGTAACCAATAGCCGGTTGAAGGTATCGAGATGCATCCTGAGGATGGTGACCTCTGGAATACCGCGTGCTTGCTCAACGGGATAGCCATTGATCGAATACTGCACATGCCCAGTTGCAACAGACAGCCAGACGGCGTATAGGATGGGATTTGAATCTTCTAATTTAATTCCGGATTGCTTGTTGAATTCGATAGAACGAACAACATCCTTTTCAGGTTTTGGGCCGGTTCCATTTCTTCTGTTTCATTTCGGATTTCGTGACGTATGGAAGAATGGCTCTCCCCAAACATTAGATTTTCAACTCTTGATCCCACAATGAAGTCGTTGTCATTTACCATTTAGTGAGGTGAGTCATGATCGTAAAGCTAATCGCCTTCGCCATTCTCTCCATGCTCACGGTGAATGGACAAGAATCGAGTTTTGCGGCCGCTCATCAGTCCATGATTGATAGTCAGCCGACCGCCTTTCGATCGGACTATGGTCAACGCTCTCTCCTCGCCATGCTTGTTGGGTTCCTGGGACCGGCCGATACTCAACGCGCTCAACAGGACAAGGAGCCTGGCTCATATATCCACCTTGTCGACAGCGACGAGTCTGCTCCTGCTACGTCAATGATCCCTATGACGTCCATTACTGTGGACACTCCCGAGAGCCAACTCTCGGAAGCAGACAAAGAACGTGTGCGGCAGGAGCAGTTACAGCAACAACTCGGCGCCAAAGAGAACGAGCTGGCCATACTGCGAGACAAGGCGGCAGCGGCGACGAATCAATTGAACGCGGAAAAGACCCGCGCGGACGAGTTGGAAGCACAGCTGACGCAAAAGGAACAGGAACTCTCCGGAATCTGTGCGCAACGAGACACGCATCAACAAATGTCGCAGGATCTGAATCGGACAAAAAGCAGTCTCGAGCAGGTCAAACAGCAAGTGATTGATAGGGAGCGAGAGTTTATCGTCGCCAATGAACATCTTGATGACGCGACGCAACGGCTGGCTGCAAAAGAACAAGAGTTGCTGATGACCAAGTCCAATCTCGACAAGATGACCCATATGCTCGCGGATGTTGACAGGGAACTCCTTGAGCGGAACACTCAGCTCACCCAGGCAAAGCGATTACTCGCGAGCCTCGGACGGAGTCTGCCCAAGGAAGGCGCTCAGTCCGCCTCCGGCAAGGGTTCTGTGCCTGGCCAAACTGGACCAAGCGAGCTCGGCAAACTCAGCGAGAATCTGGCGAATGCCCTCCGGGATGAACTCAAACAAGGGACGGTGGCTTTACGGCAGCGAGGCAATAAATTGACCCTCGCGTTGGCCTCCGGCGAACTGTTCGCTCTGGGGGATGCCGCTATGACATCGACAGGGATATCGTTGTTGGAGCGAATCGGTGCCGCCTTGCAACAGTTCGATAACCAACGCGTAGAAATCGCCGGACATACGGACAGTATCCCAGTTCGGAGCGACAATCGGAGACCGTTTCGCGACAATCTTGAACTCTCTCGGGCACGGGCCCAACATGCCAGCCAAACCCTGATCGACAGCGGATTAGGTGCCGATCGAATCAAGACCGTCGGGTATGCCGCCACCAAGCCCATTGCCAGCAATAAGACAGCAGAAGGCCGAGGTAAGAACCGCCGGGTCGAGATCATCGTGACCCCGTGGTCCGCTCCCCCCGGTAAAGGCAAGAAGGTTGAGCAAGTTGTGAACAGGCCCGCTCAACCCAAAAAGACGGTTCAAAAGATCATTAATCGTTAAGACTAAAGTCATGACCCGTCCAGCCCTTGATAGGGTGGCCGGGTCATGTCGCTCGTCTAGAAACCTGTCTCCAAACCACTTTTCAAGAATGCGCCAAGTCTCACCGCATCCTGTAATCTACCCACGAGGATTCCTCTCATGACCCCCCTAGAAGCCGCAGCGGCTCTGTTTAAAGCGATGCCGCAGCCCATCACGGTCGCACAACTTGAGGAATATGGTCTTGAGGTATCGGAATCAACCGCCCAAGTCATTGCCCTCGAGATTATGTCACTGAATCTGTACTGGGTTCTGGCTGCGGTGGATGCGCATATCCCCACCAAGTATCGAGCGACGATCAAGGAGCAGCTGTTCGAGCTGATCCAGAAGGCTTGGTGGCAATCAGGACAGTTAGGACAGGGCACCTGGACAGAGTATCAACTTGAACTGAACGAACGACGAGAACACTATGCCCGCCTCGCGGATCGGGAAGGAATCAGTCATATCGGTATTTGCGCTGAAACTGCAGGGTTAATTGAGGATCAAGGCCTCGTCTCGTCAGAAGACCGACCAAAGCTCCTGGTGTTGTTGATCGACTATGCTCCAGCTTCGGAGTATGGCAGGTTACTTGATGACGCTCTGTAGCGACCACGTGAGGCAAAGATAAACTTCAGATTTACAGGTACCGATGAGACAGAACCTTGCCGCTGTCGTCAAATTCGTAAAGGAGCGGAGCTCCCGTCGGAATATTCAGTTCCAACACCTCTTCCTTCGATAATTGGTCCAACTCCATTACCAACGCACGCAGACTGTTGCCGTGCGCGGCAATGATGACCGTTTCTCCTTTTAATAAGTAGGGCCTGATCATCTTTTCGTAATAGGGCAAGGCTCGCTCAGCGGTGTCTTTGAGGCTTTCCCCACCGGGCGGCTTCACATCATAGCTTCTCCGCCAGATCTTTACTTGAGCATCTCCATACTTTTTGGCGGTTTCAGCCTTATTCAGCCCCTGGAGATCTCCGTACATCCGTTCGTTCAGTGCTTTGTCCTTCTCGATGGGAATAGTTGGTTGCCCGGTCGTCTCCAACACGATTCGCAATGTCTCATTCGCCCGACTGAGCACCGATGTGAAGGCCCGGTCGAACGTAAACCCACGGAGTTTTTCACCAGCTTGTTTCGCTTCCTCGATGCCCTTTGGAGAGAGCGGGACATCAACCCACCCTGTGAAACGATTTTCCAAGTTCCACTGTGACTCACCATGACGAAGCAAGACTAACCGTGCCATCCTCTATTCTCCTCACTCGGACAGAAAGGACCCGGACCCAAGAATACTCATTTGATGATTCACGTCACGCTGGTGCCGTGACTTCGGCCTGTTTCGCCGGTCGGCCGATCGAGACCTGGTGGATCTTCTTGAACCATCTTTGTCAGCGTCGCCAGAAAGATGATGTAGAAGAAGACCCCGACCCAAATAACATAAGTCTGTACCCCACCCGATTCTTTCAGTGCCGTCTCTTGTACAGCTTGATTCACTCCCCCTGCCTTCTTGATTTCGGTAATATGCTCGCGGCAATGCCAATAGTAGAGATAGTTGGCTGTGGCCCCCGCCATAATACTCCAGACGATACCGGCAGAAAAATCTCCCGTGAGGTAGGTCGAAACCATCGGACCGACGGCATAGACGAAGGCGTGCAGATACATCTTGCGATAGAGAAACCAAAGAAACGAAATATAGAGAAACGCCGGCCAGTTCCACGAGAAGGCGAACCGTGGTTGCCCGTTCGATGAGAATTTTTTGAAGACAGTCACATAGTGGTCGGCATTGGGGCCGATGAATTGGCGCCAAAGCACCTCCTCGCCTTGAATTGGCCGAGCGGTGGATGCCTCCGTTGCCGCCTCGACAGCGGCCGGTGCCTCACCCAACTTGGTTCCACACTGATAGCAGAAATTTGCGTCGTCAGGATTTTGCTGACTACATTGGCTACAGGCCGTCATGGCAGATTACCTTACCATACTTGAAAGTGGACTATCTGGTCTATCTCCATGTTCCTTGCCCACTCACAAGACTTAGATCAAGATGACTCTCTAATGGCAGCCTCTCTCAAGGCTCCGCTTATTGCTCTTGGGCTTGACCCTGTGCTATTTTTCCTGTCTTTCTCAGAGGATCCGTCATTATGCCGACCGAAGAACTGAAAGACGATACGGCCAAGTACCTGATGCAGACTTATAGTCGGCAGCCGATCTCGATCGTCCGGGGACGGGGTGCCAAGGTCTACGACCTGGAGGGACGAGAGTACCTTGATTTCGTCGGCGGGATAGCCGTCAACGTCTTAGGGCACGGTCATCCAGACCTTGTTCAGGCGATTCAACGCCAGGCGGCGCAACTGATCCACACGTCGAACCTGTACTACACCGAACCGCAGGTGAAGCTGGCGCGTCTCCTCGTTGACCACTCGTTTGCTGACCGCGTGTTCTTCTGTAACAGCGGCGCTGAAGCCAATGAAGCGGCAATCAAACTGGCACGCCGCTACGGGCATGAGCGACATGGAGCGGAGCGGTTCGAAGTCATCACGATGAAGAATTCGTTCCATGGCCGTACATTGGGCATGCTCACCGCGACAGGCCAGGACAAGGTTCAGAAGGGCTTTGAGCCGTTGATGCCTGGTTTTACCTATGCGCCGTTCAATGATTTCAGCGCGCTTGAGTCTATGGTCAATGAGCAAACCGCCGCCATTATGCTGGAACCCATTCAGGCAGAAGGCGGTGTGCATGTAGCCACACGTGATTACCTGAAGAGCCTGCGGGAGCTCTGTACGCAGAAAGACATCCTCCTGATTTTTGATGAAATCCAGACCGGCATCGGTAGAACCGGCACCTTCTTCGCCTACGAACAACTCGGGGTGAAACCTGACATCATGACCCTTGCAAAGGGCCTGGCCGGTGGAGTTCCAATCGGAGCTTGCTTGGCGACCGAGTCAGCCGCTGCAGCCTTTACACCAGGAGCCCATGCATCGACATTCGGTGGTAACCCGCTGGCCTGTGCCGCAGCACTGGCCGTCTGCCGGGTGCTACTCGAAGGCCGCATCTTGGATCATGCAAAGTCAATGGGCCAGTACTTGGCGAAGGGGCTTACCGACTGCAAGGATCGTTACCGCATCGTGAAGGACGTACGCGGCCTTGGTCTCTTGCAAGGACTGGAACTAGAGGCCGACGCCAGAGCCGTGGTCGCGGATGCTCTGGCCCGTGGGGTGCTCATCAATGCCGCAACCGAGCGAGTGCTGCGCTTCGTCCCGCCCTTAATCATTACACAGCGAGAGATTGATAAACTCCTTGACCTACTCAGTACGTTGCTGAACCAACGCATGACAGCCGGAAAAGCTTCACGCCATTGATGATTAGATCAGCCCGATACAGCAGCCCCGTACACTACGCGAAGGATCTGATAGACGTAGCCACGATGCCGCGAAAACAGATCCTAGACTTACTGCGATTGGCAGCCTCGCTCAAGAAAAAGCAACACCATGGCATTCCGCATCGTTTGCTGGTTGGTAAAACCCTAGGGCTTCTCTTTCAAAAGCCATCGACGAGGACCCGCGTATCGTTTGAGGCGGGCATGAATCAATTGGGTGGCCATGCGCTGGGGCTTCCCATGGGCGATATCCAGCTTTCGCGGGGGGAGACGGTCTCAGACACCGCACGGGTCTTGTCCCGGTACCTAGATGGGATCGTCATACGGACTTACGATCATTCGATCGTCGAAGAGTGGGCCGCAGAGGCCACCATGCCGGTCATTAACGGATTGACTGACCATAGCCATCCCTGTCAGGCCTTATCGGATTTACTGACAATTCAGGAAAACAAAGGCCGACTCAAGGGAATCAGTCTGGCTTACATCGGGGACGGAAACAACGTCGCCAATTCGCTTATCGAAGTGGGAGCAAAGATGGGCATGCGCGTGGTGATCGGATGTCCTTCTGGCTATCAGCCCGATCAACGGGTGATTGATCGCGCCAGAATGGAGGGTCAGGCTACCGGGGCCGTCATCGAGGTGGTCGAGAATCCCCTAGTGGCAGTCAAAGAAGCGGACGTCGTGTACACCGACGTTTGGATTAGCATGGGGCGTGAGCGAGAGCAAGCCAGGCGACTGCGGACCCTGACGCCCTACCAGTTGAACAAGCGATTACTGCAGCGAGCGAAGCCCGAGGCCATCGTGATGCATTGTTTGCCGGCCCATCGTGGAGAGGAGATTACGGCGGACGTGCTGGATGGTCCGCAGTCGGTGAGCATTGATCAAGCTGAAAATCGACTGCACATGCAAAAAGCGATTTTGAGCCAACTGCTCAGCCGGAAGAAAGGCGCACGGTAGGAATTCTCGCATGAGACTAAAACCCATCAAGAAAATCGTTCTCGCATATTCTGGCGGACTGGATACCTCCGTCATCCTTAAGTGGTTGCAAGAAACTTATCAAGCCGAGATCATCGCATTTTGTGCCGACCTTGGGCAGGGAGAAGATCTCAAGGCCGTCAAGGCAAAGGCTCAGGCGCTCGGCGTCAAGAAAGTCTATGTCGAGGACTTGCGCGAGACGTTCGTCAGAGACTATGTGTTCCCGATGCTCCGTGGGAACGCGATGTATGAAGGCTGCTACCTTTTGGGAACCTCCATCGCTCGTCCGTTGATCGCTCGTCGTCAAGCTGAAATCGCGCTCAAGGAAGGGGCTGAGGCGGTGTCACATGGAGCGACGGGAAAGGGCAATGATCAAGTTCGTTTCGAGCTCACCTACATGGCGCTTGCGCCCGGCCTGAAGATTATTGCGCCTTGGCGAGAATGGACGATGCGCTCCCGACGTGAACTCATCGAGTATGCCGAACGCCACGGGATTCCCGTGACGGCGACCAAAGCTAAACCCTATAGCACGGACCCGAATCTGTTTCACATCAGCTACGAGGGCGGCATTCTTGAAGATCCCTGGGAATCGCCGCCAGATGAAATCTTTCAGATGACCGTCTCGCCGGAGAAGGCACCGAATACGCCACAGGAAGTCGAGATCGAGTACCAAAGGGGCAACCCCATCGCGGTCAACGGCAAGAAGATGAGCCCCGCGACGCTCCTCGCGTATCTCAATAAACTGGGCGGTGCACACGGCATCGGGCGCGTTGACCTGGTCGAAAACCGCTATGTCGGAATGAAGTCGCGAGGGGTGTACGAAACTCCGGGAGGGACGATCCTGCACGTTGCACATCGCGGGCTTGAATCTTTGACGATGGATCGTGAAGTTCTGCACTTCCGAGACAGCCTGATCCCTCGCTTTGCCGACCTGATCTATAACGGCTATTGGTTCAGCCCTGAGCGCGCAATGGTACAGACAGCGATCGATGAAGCACAGAAAGACGTGAGCGGTATGGCGCGTGTAAAGCTATACAAAGGAAGCTGCACTCTGGCAGGACGAAAATCGAAACAGTCACTCTATCGACTCGACGTCGCCACGTTTGAAGAGGACGACGTATACAATCAAAAAGATGCAGAGGGTTTCATCCGCTTGAATGCCTTGCGGCTCAAAATCCGTGCGCAAAGGAAGAAGGCTTCGTCCTGATGGCTAAAAAGAGTAGCCGTCCGAACGCCACGATCGGCAGAGGCAAGGCTTGGGATGGTCGGTTCCGAGAAAAGACCAATCACTTAGTGGAAGCCTTTACCAGGTCGGTGACCGTCGACTTCAGACTCTATGCCGATGACATTGCCGGGAGCATTGCCCATTGCAAAACGCTCCAAAAAGCACGGGTACTGACATCTTCGGAAACGCGAACGATCGTCCGCGGCTTGGAATCGGTGAAGCGAGAACTGGATCGTGGACGGTTTAAATTTTTGTCTCAAGATGAAGACATTCATATGGCCATCGAACGGCGATTGACCGAAACAATCGGCCCATTAGGTGGCAAGCTGCATACGGGGCGAAGCCGAAACGATCAGGTCGCATTGGATATTCGGCTGTACTTGCGCAGGCAGCTGGATCAGCTGCATGAGCAACTGGTCGGATTGCAACGGGTGCTGGTGATGAAGGCCGATGCGAACAAAGAAATCATCATGCCTGGGTACACACACTTACAACGCGCTCAACCAGTCCTGTTTGCCCATCATTTATTAGCGTACGTGGAAATGTTTGAACGGGACAAGGGGCGAGTTCGTGACACGAAAGGCCGACTCAATGTCATGCCGCTTGGTTCCGGAGCATTGGCCGGCACGAATTATCCGGTGAATCGTCGATACACCGCAGAATTGCTGGGGTTCCCCACCATCACCGCAAACAGCATGGACGCAGTCTCTGATCGAGACTTCATGATCGAATCAGCCTCTGCTCTTTCCATCGTGATGATGCATCTCTCACGGCTCAGTGAAGAGTTGATCTTGTGGGCATCGCAAGAATTTCAGTTTGTCGATCTCCCTGATGCCTTCTGCACCGGAAGTAGCATGATGCCGCAAAAGAAGAACCCTGACATTCCAGAACTGGTTCGAGGGAAAACAGGACGGGTCTACGGCCACTTAGTCAGTTTGCTGACGACGCTGAAAGCCTTGCCGCTAAGTTATAATCGAGACCTCCAGGAGGATAAGCCGGCGCTGTTCGATGCTCTCGATACGGTGCAATCTTCCGTCCGAGTGATGACCGAGCTGATGCGCCGCATAGAAGTCAACCGAGAAATACTTCAACGAACCTTGCAGGGAGGCGGGCTGCTTGCGACAGAACTCGCCGACTATTTAGTCTTGAGGGGGGTGCCTTTTCGCGAAGCGCATGGAATTACCGGTCGAATCGTTCGCGCCGCCCTTGATCATGGTCGTGAGATCACCGATTTGTCATTGGAGGAGATGCGGAGATATTGTGAGCGGATAGAAAAGGGCGTATTCGCTCGTCTGACCGCAGGAGCAGCCATCGATCATAAAGGACAAATCGGCGGAACGGCTAAAGTGCGAGTTGAGCAGCGTATTAAAGAGCTTGAGAAATTCTTAGCATGAGCATACTCGTGATTATTGTATCGGCATGGCTTCTGATCTCTTGCGGCGTGGTAGGGTCGCCGATCGCCCCGGAATACGTAGGTGTCGCAGTGACGGTCGAGAAGCAAAAGCGACAACAGGCACTTGAGACAGACCGTGAAGGGACGGGATCAGTGGTGGCCGACCCTTCTCTGGAAGATCAGGATATCGATCTTCCACCCTCGCATCCAGTTGGAACACGATGAAGGTATTTTGCTTGAATAACCTACATTCTTGCAAGGATCGGTGCAATGCATAGTTTTGAATATCGCCACGGAGAGTTGTACTGCGAACAAGTACCAGTCAGCCGCATCGCGAAAGCACTCGGCACTCCATGCTACATCTATAGCCACACTACGCTCGTCCGGCATTTCCATGCCTACGACAGCGCCTTCAAACATATTCCTCACGTCATCGCGTTTGCCATGAAGGCGAACTCCAATCTCGCGATCCTGCGACTGATGGCCAGAGAAGGAAGTGGAGTGGATATTGTCTCAGGAGGAGAGCTGTTTCGAGCTTTGAAAGCCGGTGTGCCCACCTCCAAGATCGTGTTCGCTGGAGTTGGCAAGGCTCCCGATGAAATTCGTGATGCACTGAAAGCCGATATCCTCATGTTTAACGTTGAATCCTTGGCTGAGCTCCATGCCATCAATCAGGTCGCCGCTGAAGTTGGCAGAAAAGCTCGCATCGCGCTTCGAATAAATCCTGATATCGATCCGAAAACGCATCCATACATTTCCACCGGTCTCAAGAAAAGCAAGTTCGGAATTGCGGCAGAGCGAGCAGTAGAAGACTTCGTCCTCGCCGCCTCAATGAGTCATATTGAGGTCGTGGGCGTCCATGCCCATATTGGGTCTCAGCTTACGGATGTTGCGCCTTTTACAGCAGCCTTGAAGAAGGTTGTGTCACTTATCGGGACTTTAAAAGAAAGAGGCCTGAACATCCGTTATCTCAATATCGGAGGCGGGCTTGGCATCACCTATTCGGATGAAAAACCGCCGTTACCACAAGATCTATCCAACGCCGTTTTGCCGCTCGTGCAGGGCTTGAACCTCACGCTGGTTATGGAACCTGGACGTGTCATCGTCGGGAACGCCGGCATTCTTGTGACGAAAGCCCTGTACCTTAAGGAGGGAGAAACAAAGAGCTTTGTCATCGTCGACGCCGCCATGAATGATCTCATTCGGCCAAGCCTGTACGATGCCTACCACGAGGTCCGCCCTGTGAACGAGGAAGCGGGTCGACGTGAAAAACAGACCGTGGACATCGTTGGCCCGGTCTGCGAGTCGGGAGATTTCCTGGCCAAAGATCGATCCCTACCAGTTGTGAAGCCCGGTGAGTTGCTCGCGGTTATGAGCGCTGGAGCCTACGGCTTCGTCATGGCCTCGAATTACAACTCTCGTCCCCGGGTTCCAGAAGTGCTTGTGAGAGAGGGAGAGTTCCACGTTATCCGTGAACGAGAACGGTATGAGGATCTTATAAAGGGCGAGCAGATTCCATCTTTCCTGAACACCACGGAGTGAGCATGTTTACCGGATCTCTTGTTGCCATTGTCACCCCATTTCGACAGGGGAAAATTGACGAACGTGCTTTGGGTGAACTGATCGAATGGCAAATTGCCAAAGGCACTAACGGCATAGTTCCCTGCGGGACAACGGGTGAATCTGCCACCCTTTCTCACGACGAGCACAATCGGGTCATTGAGCTGACGGTCGAGATCGTCCATCGGCGCGTGCCGATCATTGCAGGAACTGGTTCAAACAGTACAGAGGAAGCCATTGCGCTCACTCGACACGCAAAACAGGCCGGTGTTGATGGAGCCTTGCTGATTACTCCCTACTACAACAAGCCCACACAAGAAGGTCTCTATCGACATTATAAAGCGGTCGCAGAAGCAGTTGACTTACCGCTAGTCCTCTACAACATCCCTGGCCGCACCGGAGTCAATATGCTTCCGGGAACGATCGCTCGTCTTTCCGCGATTCAGACGATCATTGGAGTCAAGGAGGGAAGCGGATCCGTCCAACAAGCGTCGGATATCGTGCAGATGTGTGGCAATCGTCTTACCGTACTGGCGGGTGACGACTCTCTTACTCTCCCGATGATGGCGGTGGGAGGAAAGGGCGTCATTACTGTCACGGCGAACCTCATGCCTGCAGAAATGGCCAGTCTTGTAAAGGCTTTTGCTGAGGGAAAAGTTGAGGAGGCCCGACGCCTTCATTTCAAACTTTCTCCCCTCTTTGCAGCGCTGTTCTATGAGACCAACCCCATCCCCGTAAAGGAAGCCTTGGGGCTCATGGGTAAGATTGATCCAGAATTACGCTTACCGCTCTGCTCAATGGCGCAGGACACACGTGAGAAATTGATTCGTATCTTAAAGGAATCAGCGTTAATATAAACATATCAGGGTGTACCACACGATGATCAAGACTATAGTAGCGGGAGCAGCCGGGCGAATGGGATGCCGCCTGGTATCACTGATCAAGGATTCTACTGTGTTGATGCTGGCTGGGGCCTTGGAGGGGAAAGGCCATCCATCGTTGGGTGAGGATGCCGGCGACACTGCTGGATCAGGACATGCCGGCGTTTCCATCACCGACAATCTCTCATCATTGCTGGATCAGGGGGAGGTTTTGATTGATTTTTCCTCACCAGAGGCGACGCTGGAGCATATGCAAACGGTTGTTCGCCATCGACGGGCTATCGTGGTCGGAACAACCGGCTTTTCTGCCGTTCAACTAGAAGAGCTCAAATCATTGGCCCAGCAGGTACCGTGTGTGTTTTCTCCGAACATGAGCGTCGGGATCAATCTGATCTGTAAGGTCATTGGCGAAATGGCTCGAACGCTCGGTGAGGATTATGACATCGAGGTGATCGAAGCTCACCACCGGTTGAAAAAAGACGCACCGAGTGGCACAGCTCTCAAGATTGCCGAAGTTCTTGCCTGCTCTGTCAACCGTGATTTAAACCAGGTCGGGGTCTTTTCTCGTAAAGGGATGATCGGGGAACGGGTCAAGGGAGCGA is a genomic window of Candidatus Nitrospira kreftii containing:
- a CDS encoding hypothetical protein (conserved exported protein of unknown function) encodes the protein MIVKLIAFAILSMLTVNGQESSFAAAHQSMIDSQPTAFRSDYGQRSLLAMLVGFLGPADTQRAQQDKEPGSYIHLVDSDESAPATSMIPMTSITVDTPESQLSEADKERVRQEQLQQQLGAKENELAILRDKAAAATNQLNAEKTRADELEAQLTQKEQELSGICAQRDTHQQMSQDLNRTKSSLEQVKQQVIDREREFIVANEHLDDATQRLAAKEQELLMTKSNLDKMTHMLADVDRELLERNTQLTQAKRLLASLGRSLPKEGAQSASGKGSVPGQTGPSELGKLSENLANALRDELKQGTVALRQRGNKLTLALASGELFALGDAAMTSTGISLLERIGAALQQFDNQRVEIAGHTDSIPVRSDNRRPFRDNLELSRARAQHASQTLIDSGLGADRIKTVGYAATKPIASNKTAEGRGKNRRVEIIVTPWSAPPGKGKKVEQVVNRPAQPKKTVQKIINR
- a CDS encoding hypothetical protein (conserved protein of unknown function); amino-acid sequence: MTPLEAAAALFKAMPQPITVAQLEEYGLEVSESTAQVIALEIMSLNLYWVLAAVDAHIPTKYRATIKEQLFELIQKAWWQSGQLGQGTWTEYQLELNERREHYARLADREGISHIGICAETAGLIEDQGLVSSEDRPKLLVLLIDYAPASEYGRLLDDAL
- a CDS encoding phosphoglyceromutase 1, whose amino-acid sequence is MARLVLLRHGESQWNLENRFTGWVDVPLSPKGIEEAKQAGEKLRGFTFDRAFTSVLSRANETLRIVLETTGQPTIPIEKDKALNERMYGDLQGLNKAETAKKYGDAQVKIWRRSYDVKPPGGESLKDTAERALPYYEKMIRPYLLKGETVIIAAHGNSLRALVMELDQLSKEEVLELNIPTGAPLLYEFDDSGKVLSHRYL
- a CDS encoding hypothetical protein (conserved membrane protein of unknown function); the encoded protein is MTACSQCSQQNPDDANFCYQCGTKLGEAPAAVEAATEASTARPIQGEEVLWRQFIGPNADHYVTVFKKFSSNGQPRFAFSWNWPAFLYISFLWFLYRKMYLHAFVYAVGPMVSTYLTGDFSAGIVWSIMAGATANYLYYWHCREHITEIKKAGGVNQAVQETALKESGGVQTYVIWVGVFFYIIFLATLTKMVQEDPPGLDRPTGETGRSHGTSVT
- a CDS encoding Acetylornithine aminotransferase — protein: MPTEELKDDTAKYLMQTYSRQPISIVRGRGAKVYDLEGREYLDFVGGIAVNVLGHGHPDLVQAIQRQAAQLIHTSNLYYTEPQVKLARLLVDHSFADRVFFCNSGAEANEAAIKLARRYGHERHGAERFEVITMKNSFHGRTLGMLTATGQDKVQKGFEPLMPGFTYAPFNDFSALESMVNEQTAAIMLEPIQAEGGVHVATRDYLKSLRELCTQKDILLIFDEIQTGIGRTGTFFAYEQLGVKPDIMTLAKGLAGGVPIGACLATESAAAAFTPGAHASTFGGNPLACAAALAVCRVLLEGRILDHAKSMGQYLAKGLTDCKDRYRIVKDVRGLGLLQGLELEADARAVVADALARGVLINAATERVLRFVPPLIITQREIDKLLDLLSTLLNQRMTAGKASRH
- a CDS encoding Ornithine carbamoyltransferase, producing MIRSARYSSPVHYAKDLIDVATMPRKQILDLLRLAASLKKKQHHGIPHRLLVGKTLGLLFQKPSTRTRVSFEAGMNQLGGHALGLPMGDIQLSRGETVSDTARVLSRYLDGIVIRTYDHSIVEEWAAEATMPVINGLTDHSHPCQALSDLLTIQENKGRLKGISLAYIGDGNNVANSLIEVGAKMGMRVVIGCPSGYQPDQRVIDRARMEGQATGAVIEVVENPLVAVKEADVVYTDVWISMGREREQARRLRTLTPYQLNKRLLQRAKPEAIVMHCLPAHRGEEITADVLDGPQSVSIDQAENRLHMQKAILSQLLSRKKGAR
- a CDS encoding Argininosuccinate synthase — translated: MRLKPIKKIVLAYSGGLDTSVILKWLQETYQAEIIAFCADLGQGEDLKAVKAKAQALGVKKVYVEDLRETFVRDYVFPMLRGNAMYEGCYLLGTSIARPLIARRQAEIALKEGAEAVSHGATGKGNDQVRFELTYMALAPGLKIIAPWREWTMRSRRELIEYAERHGIPVTATKAKPYSTDPNLFHISYEGGILEDPWESPPDEIFQMTVSPEKAPNTPQEVEIEYQRGNPIAVNGKKMSPATLLAYLNKLGGAHGIGRVDLVENRYVGMKSRGVYETPGGTILHVAHRGLESLTMDREVLHFRDSLIPRFADLIYNGYWFSPERAMVQTAIDEAQKDVSGMARVKLYKGSCTLAGRKSKQSLYRLDVATFEEDDVYNQKDAEGFIRLNALRLKIRAQRKKASS
- a CDS encoding Argininosuccinate lyase, producing the protein MAKKSSRPNATIGRGKAWDGRFREKTNHLVEAFTRSVTVDFRLYADDIAGSIAHCKTLQKARVLTSSETRTIVRGLESVKRELDRGRFKFLSQDEDIHMAIERRLTETIGPLGGKLHTGRSRNDQVALDIRLYLRRQLDQLHEQLVGLQRVLVMKADANKEIIMPGYTHLQRAQPVLFAHHLLAYVEMFERDKGRVRDTKGRLNVMPLGSGALAGTNYPVNRRYTAELLGFPTITANSMDAVSDRDFMIESASALSIVMMHLSRLSEELILWASQEFQFVDLPDAFCTGSSMMPQKKNPDIPELVRGKTGRVYGHLVSLLTTLKALPLSYNRDLQEDKPALFDALDTVQSSVRVMTELMRRIEVNREILQRTLQGGGLLATELADYLVLRGVPFREAHGITGRIVRAALDHGREITDLSLEEMRRYCERIEKGVFARLTAGAAIDHKGQIGGTAKVRVEQRIKELEKFLA